One genomic window of Salvelinus alpinus chromosome 9, SLU_Salpinus.1, whole genome shotgun sequence includes the following:
- the iah1 gene encoding isoamyl acetate-hydrolyzing esterase 1 homolog → MSEIKSIIWPKVILFGDSITQFSFQPNGWGSEIANQLARKCDVVNRGLSGYNSRWAKIVLPCLISKESASSNHIAAVTVFFGANDCALEDKNPQQHIPLQEYSENLKDIVKHIVSVGVSADKVIFITPPPLHEPAWEKECVLKGSALNRLNSVAGQYAQACVQAAGQCGADVLDLWTLMQKDGQDFTSYLSDGLHLSEKGNQFVSQHLWTLLKSRVEELPFILPYWGDVDPKQPESGLL, encoded by the exons ATGTCCGAAATCAAGAGCATAATTTGGCCTAAAGTCATTTTATTTGGCGACTCAATCACACAG TTTTCATTCCAACCTAATGGATGGGGTTCCGAAATTGCAAATCAACTAGCCAG AAAATGTGACGTTGTGAACAGAGGGTTGTCAGGCTACAACTCCAGGTGGGCAAAGATTGTCTTGCCTTGCCTCATCTCCAAGGAAAGTGCTTCAAGCAACCACATAGCTGCTGTCACGGTCTTCTTTGGTGCCAACGACTGTGCTTTAGAAG ATAAGAACCCACAGCAGCACATCCCATTGCAGGAGTACTCCGAGAACCTGAAGGACATTGTCAAACACATAGTGTCTGTGGGTGTGTCTGCAGACAAGGTCATCTTCATCACTCCTCCACCTCTGCATGAGCCAGCCTGGGAGAAGGAGTGTGTCCTGAAAG GTAGTGCTCTGAACCGTCTCAACTCTGTGGCTGGCCAGTATGCCCAGGCCTGTGTGCAGGCTGCAGGTCAGTGTGGGGCAGACGTGCTGGACCTCTGGACTCTCATGCAGAaagatggacag GACTTCACAAGCTACCTCTCAGACGGGCTCCATCTCTCTGAGAAGGGGAACCAGTTTGTGTCACAGCATCTGTGGACGCTGTTGAAGAGCAGGGTGGAGGAGTTGCCCTTCATCCTGCCTTACTGGGGTGACGTAGACCCTAAACAGCCAGAGAGCGGTCTACTGTGA